CCATTAAAAACGTCATCATCGTACTTTGGAGAAGCTAAGTTTCATTTGAGATTCAAATTTTATGTGAGAAATTAACTAGATAGCATAAATTCTTgttggaaatactaatacaaagcTGAACCCGAAGTTTGGAGGCGATTGAATATGATTTGTTAGGGCTTGGgtcaataattttaaaattaagaaatgAAAATGACCGAGGTCATTTGATTTGTACTGAGGTTTGATTCAGAAATGTAATGGACCGTTTTTCGATAACTATAGGGATTAGGGGGGAGGCGACAGGGAACATGGAAAGAgtagaagagaaagaaaagaggatGGAAGGACACTTATTGATtcaattgtataaaaattataagaaaaaacgaataaatttaaaatatgatATAAGAATGAAAAAATCTCTATACTTATCCCACCAAAGGAGTTTGTCAAAATGAATTTTCAAAAGTAAGTACTTTGGAGGGCAGCAACCAGATGGCTCAATGGTATAGGTAGCTAAAGCCCAttcttgttttgaattttatgCATTTAACTTTTTTACTGTAAAGCTGATTATTTAATTGTAATTAATCTCTAATTGTTTTTTCATTTAACAATATAGCTTGTCCGTTATTGATTTTAGCTGAAATTTTAATGGCGTAGTTGGAAATTACACAACCTAGTTATTAACGATATAGTAATTATGACTTGTTTGTTTTCTATGAAATAATTACAGTGTAAGTTCAAATATCATATTTAACTGCATATGTATAAATTATATAGTTCtatatctattttttattttaaaataaaagttaacaatagatataaaaaaaaaagatgagcAGGTTAAAAAACCTTAATGTGTAACAAATATATCTGCATATACATATGATGTAATTACAAGCAATTTttacattttctttgaaaattggAAAGTCTACTCGCTCTCCTCGATACTCGATTATACCATACTTCATGCTAATTAATTAACTACTTAACCAATAACCagacaataaaaaaataatttaaaattatataattatatcATATTACATTTAAATTCAATTACAATATGGCCTTCCAAATAGGTTTTTAAGTATCTCGTATACTTTTGTATTTGGGGACTAAAATAGCGCTATTATTTGACAGTTATTATTTGAATACTTAACCCCTTTTCTTTTACAATGATGTTAACataagtttttctcttttttagttGTTAACAGTACTTAGTAATCTCTCTCATTTAATTTTATgtaatatatttttcttatttgatgaataatatatttatatatttaaaaataatttaactttaaattttttatcttaCTTATATTACTCTTATTATAGCTACATAAATTAAAAGTCTCATATTATAAACTTTTAGCCTTTTAAGTTTTCAAgactaaaaaatttaaaattcctTTTGTCTTATATAGTACCATACTGAGTAAACTcagtcacataaattgaaacaataGACTAATTTTTCCCCTAAATTAAGTATGTACTTATaggcaaaataccttaaaaccccctaaatttggcaCGTATTATTGATTATATTCTTGAATTATTCGTGGTCTTAATTACACCATGTACTTGGTTATTCGATAGTTGTTACCCCCTTGGACGATCTCATCCTAAGAAAGTGACATGCACTCGCATGCCACGTGAATTTTCCTGTCCAtatggcattttttgaaaaataaaatatattttatacctTTTTAAGTGTGTTACTATTTTAGATAATCTTTTTCgaataatatttataataaaacttggctagaactacattatttaggctaatattttttatttggctaaaaataataaagttttagttattGTTTCttgaatttgacctgaaaataaagatttatacagtTGAATTAAACAGTCAAGGCGTCTAAAaggatataaaaaatatatagtttgatttttattattttgactataattttttatttagctCTAAATTATGGAGctctaaaatatattttttacagaTGTTACCGGAAAACAAAAAATACATAGTTGAAAcaaatagtcattgcatcaaaagaagaaataaaaagagtgtacaattgcaagtttattattttggctatacCTTTTTATTTGGTAAAAAATAATGGAGTTGTAGtcatttttttttactaatttaACTCGAAAATAAAAAcacacaattaaaataaatagacattaatctaaagaaaaaaataacagaaaatacaCAACTAGTACTCCATTATATTTGCTAAAAGTTTTCTATTTGGCTAAAATGACGGAGTTCCAACCAAACTTTAACAAATTTGgcctaaaaaaagaagaaatatgtcGTTGTAACAAATAGACATTATATCTatagaaaaaattaaaaagaataaaagtcAGAGTAAAGTACATGTTATATGTTAAGATGAAGCAAGAAGAAATATATATTTGTAAcaaataaattattatatatgattatatgacaattaaaagttaaaaaataaccTACTTGAAAactgattttttaatttttcttcactCTCATGTGCTTGCACCAATATTCTTCACCACATCAGCATCCAACGAGATAATTGCTCCTAAAAAGTCAAGTTTAATTAAAATCACGAATAGTTTAGGATGTAACTAATAATCCGCGTAAAGTTTAGGGGTTATTAAGCCGAGACATATTCTCCCAGAAAAATCAAAACAAGCCAAAGAAAAAGGGCAGAAAAAGCACATaaaagtctctctctctctcacgcaCACACACACTCTGTCGAGAATCCATTCTCTTTCGCCTAAACTTTCTCtctctacaacaacaacaatggcggCTCTGCTCACAGACAATCTCAGCCGCGAACAATACCTCTACTTAGCCAAACTCGCCGAACAAGCCGAACGCTATGAAGAAATGGTCCAGTACATGGACAAACTAGTCCTCAGTTCCACTCCCGCCGCCGAACTCACCGTCGAGGAACGAAACCTCCTTTCCGTCGCTTACAAAAACGTGATCGGCTCTCTTCGTGCCGCGTGGCGTATCGTATCCTCCATTGAACAGAAAGAGGAATCGCGTAAGAACGAAGAACACGTGTCGCTCGTTAAGGAGTACAGAGGTAAAGTTGAGAATGAGTTAACGGAGGTTTGTGCTGGTATACTCAAGTTGCTCGAGTCGAATCTCGTGCCGTCTGCTTCTACGGGTGAATCGAGGGTGTTTTACCTCAAAATGAAAGGTGATTATTACCGGTATCTAGCGGAGTTTAAGGTTGGAGATGAGCGGAAGCAAGCTGCTGAAGACACTATGAATTCTTATAAGGCTGCTCAGGTACTGTTTTAGTTGACTTTTTTCTAGGTTTTGAGTTTGTGCTTTTTACTGTTCTTCAGATTAGGGCAAACTAAGTCTTGGATGTTTTAATTACTTGTTATGATAGTAGGATCATCGTATAGATCGTGAAGTAAATGTAGAAAACTGTAGCTAGATTTCGACTTGAACATAGAGAATTAATTTTAGCCATTCTGATCTGGATTTTCTGTATTTGTGCTGAGACTGTTGTGGAGAATGTTAAATGGGGTTTGATTTTCTATTGCAGTTTAGTTTTTTCTGTTACATATATATTAACCTAACTAATATGGATGAAATTGTGAGAAATGAATTGCATCTAGGTGTTCCTAGTTACTTGTGTGATAGCAGGATTAGTATTGCGATGGCGATAATGCATCTTGAAATTGTAGTTAGAGTTCAATATGGATTGTAAAAATTTAGCCATTGTGATCTGGATTTAGTTCTTTTGAGTTGAGATTGTGGTGGAGATTCTTATATTAGTGTGTAAGTTTCGATTTTTCTGTTGCATCTTTTTTCCATCACAGATTTTACTAAAATGTTGATAGGTGGCGAGATGAGTGTTTAAGCTGCATCTTCAGTTGATTGTTCCTTTGCATTGCCATCTTTGACCATTGAAAGACAACTAAGaatcttataaaaaaaattacgACAACTAAGAGGAAAAGAAGGGACAAAGCTTTGTGATCTGCAGATTGTAGCCTTACTCTGTTTTGTTAAGAGATGTCGCTTTTCTGGTGTGGTGTTTCATATTTGTATCAGTTGAAGTGTCATTTCCATCCAAGAAGGGTCTCTCAACACCAATTTGTCTTTATGCTTGTTTGAAATTAAAGATTGGACTGAAATTATAAGAAGTCCTTGCTGTGCAAAGTTAGGAGATCAGTTGTAGACTGGTCAATGTTAGTGAATATCCAAGGATATGCACATCGGTTAGGCTTAAGCCAGTTTAGCTTTAGTTGCATCATTGATGTAGTTAGAAACCCTCTAGGTTCAATTTTCTTGTCGTGAGATTGGGTGTCTGAATAACAAAATTAATTTCACATGCAAAGGCTTTCTTATTATGCTGCAGGTATTTAGAAACTGTATAGAGGACATTCAGTTGATTTAACCTGGAGTTTTTATTTCTCGGTTTTGGCTCCCTCTGGACATTCAGTTAATTTTCGAAAAATGTTAGTCTGGCATGCCTGTGTTTATCGGTTTCGACAGTTGGTCAAATCTTGAATGATCATATGTTTGCAGTTGGTGTTGTATGCAAAGTTCCATCTTATGGTTGGGACTTTCAGTTTTGCtgattctattttcttttctttgttattaTTGAAGGAAATTGCACTAGCAGATCTGCCTCCAACACATCCTATAAGGCTGGGTCTTGCACTTAATTTTTCAGTCTTCTACTTTGAGATTCTGAACTCATCTGACAAAGCTTGTAGTATGGCAAAACAGGTAAAAATTGGTGTTTCTGTTGCAGATATGCTATGAATTTTATGTGCTTTTCATGTGCAGCTCTTATAGTCAAGGTTAACCTAAGGCGCTAGTTGGGCACGAGTGTGAGCCTTGTATTTGTCCCTCTTCAATCAATTTTGAAGCTAACCTGCAGATGGATCATTTACGATTTGCATCAGTCTTTAATATATCTATTACTCCATTATAGACGCCAGTTAGTCTAGTTGTGTTAGAGGGTCCATAATCATATTGCATTTGGTTGATATGTTTGTCTACCTGTTTAGGCTTTTGAGGAAGCCATAGCTGAGCTGGACACTTTAGGTGAAGAATCTTACAAGGATAGCACCCTCATAATGCAACTCCTACGAGACAATCTCACACTTTGGACCTCAGATGCTCAGGTAGGTGCTTCTGTTGAGGCAAACGCGTAGTTTAACTCTGAAACTTGATTTCTCTACTTAATAAAACTTTCTTTAATTGTTGTCATGTGCTTAATGCAGGATCAGTTGGATGAGTCTTGATTGTATGCCGACTCATCATCTCTTTTAAGGGGTGGGCTCCAAATGTCATTTGCCTTTTGCTGACTTATTGTATAAGAAAAAGGACAGCTCCTCTTGTCTCTTGACATTATGTATTCGATATTTTACTTATGGTGGTATGGAACTTGGAAAAGCTAGGAGTTAAATTGCCATATTTTCTGCATTTCTTTTATGTTGGTATCAGTTGCTGGCGTTAgaatttccttttcctttttttagcCGCGAACAGTCAAACCTGGTATTGTGTAAGCTTGAGTTATTATAAGAAAATTTAAATGGGTGTGCTTTTTATGAGTTTTTTAGTTTCTTCGTTCTGAGAAAACGAGAAGCTTTGATGACTATTTTACAAACTTCCATGGTGGTTGGTTACCTGCTGTCACAAGGAATCAAGGAATGTTGCTCTCTGTTTCTCTGTGACATTGTTATAATACGTTGGAGCTCTGGTATTAACCGCAATAGCTGCTTTATAAATTAGTCTACAAGTTTCACGACTTCATAAATAGTatactacaagtttcacaacttAAATCTCATAATTGCGCCCAGGCAAATCGTGATTAGAGCATTATTTCAAGTTTGTATTCATATAAATGTGCTTTTGGTGCTATAACTATGTTCTCTTTTAGTTTGATAATGACTACCTTGGTAGTTTTTGTTGGAATAACCGAAATGACTACCTCGGTGATCTTTGGTTGAATAATTCTGTGTTTTTCAAGTACATAATTTTTCAA
The nucleotide sequence above comes from Nicotiana tabacum cultivar K326 chromosome 12, ASM71507v2, whole genome shotgun sequence. Encoded proteins:
- the LOC107802962 gene encoding 14-3-3 protein 10, whose amino-acid sequence is MAALLTDNLSREQYLYLAKLAEQAERYEEMVQYMDKLVLSSTPAAELTVEERNLLSVAYKNVIGSLRAAWRIVSSIEQKEESRKNEEHVSLVKEYRGKVENELTEVCAGILKLLESNLVPSASTGESRVFYLKMKGDYYRYLAEFKVGDERKQAAEDTMNSYKAAQEIALADLPPTHPIRLGLALNFSVFYFEILNSSDKACSMAKQAFEEAIAELDTLGEESYKDSTLIMQLLRDNLTLWTSDAQDQLDES